The following coding sequences are from one Streptomyces dengpaensis window:
- a CDS encoding lactate 2-monooxygenase — MAKHWADFQYEIYLNGMTGAIPRLPTDLTRLEELTEQRLGPGPVGYVAGSAGNGSTARANRAALDRRRIVPRMLRDVHERDLSVEVLGRPLPAPLALAPVGVLSIMHPDAESAAARAAAAQGVPYILSSASSTPMEQVAEAMGEAERWFQLYWAKDREVTRSFLNRAKAAGYTALLVTLDTPLLAWRPRDLDQAYLPFLHGVGTANYFSDPAFQAGLAKPVHEDPNAAVMHFVGMFADPGKTWPDLAFLRENWDGPIVLKGILHPDDARRAADAGMDAVVVSNHGGRQVAGSVAAADALPRVVEAVGDRLTVLFDSGIRTGDDIFKALALGARAVLVGRPYAYGLGLDGQAGVEHVIRCLLAEFDLTLALSGHARPATIGPDDLIEETA, encoded by the coding sequence ATGGCAAAGCATTGGGCCGACTTCCAGTACGAGATCTATCTGAACGGTATGACGGGCGCCATACCGCGGCTGCCCACCGATCTGACCCGGCTGGAGGAGCTCACCGAGCAGCGGCTCGGGCCCGGTCCGGTCGGCTATGTGGCGGGCAGCGCGGGCAACGGCAGCACCGCCCGCGCCAACCGGGCCGCGCTCGACCGGCGCCGGATCGTGCCGCGCATGCTGCGCGATGTGCACGAACGCGACCTGTCCGTCGAGGTGTTGGGGCGCCCGCTGCCCGCGCCGCTCGCGCTCGCCCCGGTCGGCGTGCTGTCGATCATGCACCCGGACGCGGAGTCCGCCGCCGCGCGGGCCGCTGCGGCGCAGGGCGTCCCGTACATCCTGTCGTCGGCCTCCAGCACCCCCATGGAGCAGGTCGCGGAGGCGATGGGTGAGGCGGAGCGCTGGTTCCAGCTGTACTGGGCGAAGGACCGCGAGGTCACCCGGAGCTTCCTGAACCGGGCGAAGGCGGCCGGGTACACGGCGCTGCTCGTCACCCTCGACACTCCGCTGCTGGCGTGGCGGCCGCGCGACCTCGACCAGGCGTATCTGCCGTTCCTGCACGGCGTGGGCACCGCCAACTACTTCTCCGACCCGGCGTTCCAGGCGGGCCTGGCCAAGCCGGTGCACGAGGACCCGAACGCGGCCGTGATGCACTTCGTGGGCATGTTCGCGGACCCCGGCAAGACCTGGCCGGACCTGGCCTTCCTGCGGGAGAACTGGGACGGGCCGATCGTCCTGAAGGGAATCCTCCATCCCGACGACGCCCGGCGTGCCGCCGACGCCGGGATGGACGCCGTGGTCGTCTCCAACCACGGCGGCCGGCAGGTGGCCGGTTCGGTCGCCGCCGCGGACGCGCTGCCGCGTGTGGTGGAGGCGGTCGGCGACCGGCTCACCGTCCTGTTCGACAGCGGGATCCGCACGGGCGACGACATCTTCAAGGCGCTCGCGCTCGGCGCGCGGGCCGTGCTCGTCGGACGCCCCTACGCCTACGGGCTCGGCCTCGACGGGCAGGCGGGCGTCGAGCACGTCATCCGCTGTCTGCTGGCCGAGTTCGACCTCACGCTGGCCCTGTCCGGGCACGCCCGCCCCGCCACCATCGGCCCCGACGACCTGATCGAGGAAACCGCATGA
- a CDS encoding 2-hydroxyacid dehydrogenase produces MTVTAMKNVLAVVSPHVGGRTAGAGLATVFPGQARVTVVEATDEDPAALRAAHVIITGLGPVTAEHIAAAPELELIQCASHGFDYVDLDAARAQGVPVCNIGSSGAEKQNVAEQTFALMLALAKQLVPAHTALAEADWALPRLQQSITELSGKTLGIVGLGHIGEEVARRALAFDMTIVYAGPQPVSKETEVRLGGARHVELDELLRTSDYITLHAPLTEATRHLLNAERLALLKPTTFVVNTARGALIDQDALADALEAGALAGAGLDVFDPEPPTPALRLLKAPNVVLSPHVAGVTRETLVRIALAAVQNAADFVAGKLPQDVVS; encoded by the coding sequence ATGACCGTCACCGCCATGAAGAACGTCCTGGCCGTCGTCTCGCCGCACGTCGGGGGCCGTACGGCGGGCGCGGGGCTCGCGACCGTGTTCCCCGGGCAGGCCCGTGTCACCGTTGTGGAGGCGACGGACGAGGACCCCGCCGCGCTGCGCGCCGCGCACGTCATCATCACGGGGCTCGGCCCGGTGACGGCCGAACACATCGCCGCCGCACCGGAGTTGGAGCTGATCCAGTGCGCGAGCCACGGCTTCGACTACGTCGACCTCGACGCGGCGCGCGCCCAGGGCGTGCCGGTGTGCAACATCGGCTCCAGCGGCGCCGAGAAGCAGAATGTCGCCGAGCAGACCTTCGCGCTGATGCTGGCGCTCGCCAAGCAGCTGGTACCGGCGCACACGGCGCTGGCCGAGGCGGACTGGGCGCTGCCGCGGCTGCAGCAGTCCATCACCGAGCTGTCCGGCAAGACACTCGGCATCGTCGGACTCGGCCACATCGGCGAGGAGGTCGCCCGCCGCGCGCTCGCCTTCGACATGACCATCGTGTACGCCGGTCCGCAGCCCGTCTCCAAGGAGACGGAGGTCCGGCTCGGCGGCGCCCGCCATGTCGAACTCGACGAACTGCTGCGTACGTCGGACTACATCACGCTGCACGCGCCGCTCACCGAGGCGACCCGGCATCTGCTGAACGCCGAGCGGCTCGCGCTCCTCAAGCCGACCACGTTCGTGGTCAACACCGCGCGGGGCGCCCTGATCGACCAGGACGCCCTCGCGGACGCGCTGGAGGCGGGCGCCCTGGCCGGAGCGGGCCTCGACGTCTTCGACCCCGAACCGCCCACTCCGGCCCTGCGGTTGCTCAAGGCCCCGAACGTGGTGCTCTCACCGCATGTCGCGGGCGTCACCCGCGAGACGCTCGTACGGATCGCGCTGGCGGCCGTCCAGAACGCCGCCGACTTCGTGGCCGGCAAGCTACCGCAGGATGTCGTCTCGTAG